GACGGTCGCGGACATCGTCGGCGAGGCGCTCGCCGTGCACGGGCTCGCGCGCGGCGCGGACGTCGAGCGGCGGGTCGTCGAGGTGCTCGCGCGCGTCGGCATCCCGGGCGCGTGGATCGGGCGCTATCCGCACGAGTTCTCGGGCGGGCAGCGCCAGCGCATCAGCATCGCGCGCGCGATCGCGCTCGAGCCGCGGCTCGTCGTGTGCGACGAGGCGGTGTCCGCGCTCGACGTCTCGATCCGCGCGCAGGTGCTGAACCTGCTCGTCGCGCTGCAGCGCGAGATGGGGCTCGCCTACGTCTTCATCTCGCACGACCTCTCGGTGGTGCGCCACATCGCCGACGACGTGGCGGTCATGTATCTGGGGCAGATCGTCGAGAGCGCGCCGCGCGCCGAGCTGTTCGCGGCGCCCGCGCACCCGTACGCGCGATCGCTGCTCTCCGCGATCCCGGTCGCCGACCCCGCGCACCGCAGCCGGCGCATCGTGCTCGAGGGCGACGTGCCGACGCCGATCGATCCGCCGTCCGGCTGCCGTTTCCACACGCGCTGCCCGGCCGCGTTCGACCGCTGTGCGCGCGAGGAGCCGCCGGCGTTCGGCGTCGGCGCCGGGCCGCACCGCGTGAAGTGCTGGCACGCGGAGGGGCTCGTCGACGACGCGGGCTGGCACCGCGTCGCGCTCGCGCGCTCGGCCGAGGCGGAGCGCGCGCGGCGGCGGCCGACGGCGGGCGCGGACGCGCCCGCCTCGCGCTTCGCGCTCGCGGCCGAGCGCGCGCGCGGGGAGCGCGCGATCGACGAGCGCGCGCGGGACGAAGACGCGCGCGAGTTGCCCGCGGTCGGCGCGCGGGACGAAGACGCGGGCGAGGCGCGCGGCGGTCGGCGCGAGGGACGAGGACGCGCGCGAGGCGCGCGCGCGCGCGCGCGACGAGGCAGAGCGCGGCCGCGATGCGCGCGCGCGCGCGGCGCGCCTCGAGGCCCTGCGCGCTCGCGCGCGCGTCGAGGGCGTCGCGTTCGCGGCGGGCGCGGTCGCCGTCGTCGCGGGATCGGCTTCGCTCGGCGCGCTGCTCGCACTCGCCGCGCTCGGGAGCCTGGCGCTGCGGCCGGCGACGCGCGGCCGCCGCGCGCGCGCGACCGCCGCGGTCGCGCGCGGGGGCGCCGTGTCCCAGGCCGCGGGGAGCCTCGTCGCGTCGCGCGCGCGCGTGCGCGACGCGCGCGCCCGCATCGCCGCGATCGAACGCGAGCTCGCCGAGGTGCACGCGCTCACCGGGGCCTACCCGGATGCGCTGCGCGATCTCGGCTGGCGGCTCGCCGGGCAGGGTGGCGTCGACGGCGCGAACGCCGACCCGGGCCTCGATCCGTGGGGCCGCGCGTGGACCTATCGCGCAGACGACGCGGGCTATGCGCTCGCGAGCGCCGGGCCCGACGGCGTCGACGGGACCGATGACGACGTGCTGGGCGCGGGTCCCGCGCGCGATGGCGCGTCGGCGAGCGGCTCGTGAGCCGCGCGCTCGTCGCGCTCGCCGCCATCGTCGCGCTCGCGCTCGCCCTCGTCGCGCTCGGGCTGCGCGCGTCGGTCGAGACGCCCGCCGACTTCCGCTTCGTGAACGGCACCGAGCCGCGCACGCTCGACCCCGGGCTCGCGACCGGGCAGCCGGAGGGGCGCGTCCTGATCGCGCTCTTCGAGGGGCTGCTCCGCTACGACGAGCGCACGATGGAGCCCGTGCCCGGCGTCGCGGAGAGCCATTCGGTCTCGGCGGACGGCCTGCGGTACGAGTTCCGACTGCGCGCCGACGCGCGCTGGAGCGACGGCGCACCCGTCACCGCGCACGACTTCGCGTGGTCGTGGCGCCGCCTGCAGCAGCCCGCGCTCGGGTCGGAGTACGCCTTCCTGCTGCACATGGTGCGGCACGCGAAGGAGCTCAATCTGTACGGCGCACAGGCGGACGCGCTGCGCGGACCCGTGCGCGAGGCGTTCGCCGACTTCGCGCGTGCGCACGCGCGCGGCGCGTCGGCCGCGGAGTGGCAGGCGTTCGCGCGCGCGCACGGCCTGCACGAGCTCGCGGCGGGCGACGCCGAGCCCGCGCTCGCGCGCGCGCTCGCGCCGGGCGCGGCGCTCCCCGACGCGGCCGCGGTCGACGTCGTCGCGCGCGCGATCGATGCGCAGGCCGCGCGGCGCGCGCGCGCCTTCGCGGACGCCGACGCGCACTTCGGCGTCGACGAGGGCGTGTTCGCCGTCGACGACCGCACGCTCGTCGTCGAGCTGCGCGCGCCGACGCCGTACTTCCCGGCGGTGGCCGCGTTCTACACGGCGTATCCCGTGCCGCGCCACGTCGTCGAGGCACCGGGCAACGCGAGCGACTGGTTCCTGCCCGGGAAGATCGCGACGAACGGGCCGTTCCGGCTCGAGAGCTGGGCCGTGCACCACCGCATCCGGCTCGTGCGCAGCGACACCTACTGGGGGCGCGACGAGGTCGCGCTCGCGCGCGTCGACGTGCTGCCGATCGAGCACCAGGCCACGGCGCTCAACCTCTACCTGACGGGCGAGGTCGACTGGCTGCCCGATCTCTTCCCGGCCGCGCTCGCCGACGCGCTGCGCGCGCGCGACGACTTCTACGCGCAGCCCGGGCTCAGCGTGTACTACTACAAGCTGCGCACGACGGCGCCGCCGCTCGACGACGTGCGCGTGCGGCGCGCGCTCAACCTCGCGATCGACCGGCGCGTGATCGTCGACGAGGTGCTCGGTCTCGGACAGGTGCCCGCCTCCCACTTCGTGCCGCCGGGCATGGCGGGCTACACGCCGCCGCCGTCTGCGCTGCGCTTCGATCCGGCCGAAGCGCGGCGCCTGCTCGCGGAGTCCGGCCACCCGGGCGGCGAGGGCATCGACGAGGTGGGCATCCTCTACAACACGAACGAGGAGCACCGGAAGATCGCCGAGGTGGTGGCCGACCAGCTCCGGCGCCACCTCGGCATCCGCGCGCGCGCGTACAACCAGGAGTGGCAGTCGTTCCTCGCGACGCTGCGCGCGGGCGACTTCGAGATCGCGCGCTCCGGATGGATCGGCGACTACGAGGATCCGAACACGTTCCTCGACATGTGGGTGACGGACGGGCCCAACAACAACACGGGCTGGTCCGACCCGCTCTACGACCTGTGCATCGCCTCGGCCGCGGACGTCGGCGCCTTCGTCGCGCGCCCCGACGCGCTCGCGCACGCGTGGAAGGAGCCCGGCGCGATGCGCGCGGCGCTCGAGGCCGCGCGCGCGCCGGCCCGCGACCCGGCGGCGCGCGTGCGCGCGCTCGAGGCGCTGCGCATGCAGCTGCTGCGCGAGGCGGAAGCGCGCCTGCTCGATGACGGCCTGCCGATCGTGCCGCTCTACTTCCGCGTGAACGCGGGCCTGCTCGCCCCGCGCGTGCAGGGCCTCTACACCGAGCTCGAGCGCGACGGCGCGCGCAGCCCGAACCTGCGCGACATCCACCCGCTGCGCGGCATCCGGATCGCGGCCGCGGCCACGGACGCGATCACGGACGCCGCGTCGCCTGCGCGCGGAACGGCGCTCGCCGGAGCGCGCCCGTGAGCGCGGGCGCGCTCGCCGCGCTCGCGCTCGGCCTCGGCGTCGTGACGGCGCCCGTCTGGCTCCCGCGCCGCGCGGTGCGCGTCGTCGGCGCGCTCTGGCTCGGTGTCGCGTGCGCGCTGCTCGCGCGCGCGACCGGCGCGGCGGCCGCGGTCGCCGCGCCGGTCGGCGCCGCTTCCGACGCGGGCGTGCTCGCGGCCGCCGCGCTCCTCGGCCTCGCCGCCGCCGCGCTCGGCTTCGCGAGCGGCGCGCACGCGTTCCTGCGCCGCGTCGCCTTCCTCGTCCCGTCGCTCGTGCTGCTCGTGTTCGCGACGACCGTCCTGATGTTCCAGGCGCCGGGCAACCCGTTCGCGCAGGAGCGCGCGTCGTCGCCGCAGGTCGAGGCCGCGCTGCGCGCGCAGTACGGCGTGCCGGAGAGCGCGACGGCGTTCTTCGCGATCTACGTGCGGCGCCTGGTCGTCGACGGGACGATGGGCCCGTCGATCAAGGTGCAGGGGCGCAGCGTCGAGGACCTGCTGCTTCCCGCGCTCCCGGTGAGCTTCTCGCTCGGCCTGCTCGCGCTCGCGCTCGCGCTCGTCGCGGGCGTCGCCGTCGGTCTGCGCGCCGGACTCGCGCCGCGCTCGTGGAGCGACCACGGCAGCATGGCGCTCGCACTCGTCGGCATCTCGCTGCCGAGCTTCGTGATCGGCGCGCTCGGCATCCTCGTCTTCGGGCTCGCGCTCGGGTGGCTGCCGGTCGCGGGCTGGGGAACCGTGCGCCACGTCGTGCTCCCCGCCGTGACGCTCGCGCTGCCCTATGCCGCGTACATCGCGCGGCTCGTGCGCGCCGGAACGATCGAAGCCATGCAGCAGGACTGGGTGCGCACTGCGCGCGCGAAGGGCCTGCCCGAGCGCGAGGTCGTGTTGCGCCACGCGCTGCCGGCCGCGATCGCGCCGGCGGTCGCGTACCTCGGCCCCGCGGCGGCGGGCGTGCTGACGGGCTCGTTCGTCGTGGAGGTGCTGTTCGGCATCCCGGGGATGGGCCAGTGGTTCGTGAAGGGCGCGATCAACCGCGACTACGCGGTCGTGCTCGGCACGGCGACGATCTACTTCGCCGCGATCACGCTCTTCAACCTCGCCGTCGACCTCGCGCAGGGCTGGCTCGACCCGCGCGTGCGCGACGCCGACGCGGCGGGGGAGGGCGCGTGAGCGCGCCGGGCGACCCGCCCGTCGACCCGACGGGCGACCCGCGGGTCGACGCGCGGCGCGGCGCTCGCGGCGCGCGCGCGGGCGCGCGCGAGCTCGGCCCCGGGCGGCTCGCGCTGCGGCGCCTGCGTCGCGATCGCGCGGCGACGGCCGGGATCGTCGCGCTCGCGCTCGTCGCGTTCGCGTGCTTCGGGCTGCCGACGCTCCTCGCGCTCGATCCCGAGACGACGGCGCCCGAGCTCCACCTGCGCGCCCCCTCGGCGGACGCCTGGCTCGGCCGCGACGCGCTCGGGCGGGACGTGCTCGCGCGCGTGCTCGTCGGCGGCCGCACGTCGCTGCTCGTCGGCGTCACGGCGACGGTCGCATCCGTCGTGATCGGCGTGCTGTACGGGATGGTCGCGGGCTTCTACGGCGGCTGGATCGACGAGGCGATGATGCGCCTCGTCGACTTCCTCTACGGCCTCCCGTACATGTTCCTCGTCATCCTGATCATGCTGCTCTTCGACGAGACGGCGCGCGGCAATCCGCTGCCCGTCTTCCTCGCGCTCGGTCTCGTGCAGTGGCTCACGATGGCGCGCATCGTGCGCGGCGAGACGCGCGCGCTGCGCGAGCGCGAGTTCGTGCTCGCGGCGCGGACGATCGGCGCGAGCGACCTGCGCGTCCTGCTGCGCCACGTGCTCCCGAACCTGCTCGGCGTGATCAGCGTGTACGCGACGCTGACCGTGCCGTCCGTGATCCTGCTCGAGTCGTTCCTCTCGTTCCTCGGGCTCGGCGTCGCGCTCTCGTGGGGGCGGCTCGCCGCCGAGGCGGTCGACATCGTGAACCCGATCCGCTCGACGTGGTGGCTGCTCGCGGCGCCGAGCGCGTTCCTCGCCGTCACGCTGCTCGCGCTCAACTTCGTCGGCGACGGCCTGCGCGACGCGCTCGACCCGCGGAGCGACGCGTCGTGAACGCGACGGCACCCGGCGCGGCGAGGGGCGCGGCCGAACCGCTGCTCGAGGTCGACGACCTGCGCGTGCGCATCGACGGCGAGACGCCGCGCGACCCCGCCGTGCGCGCCGTCGACGGCGTCTCGCTCCGGATCGCGCGCGGCGAGTCGCTCGGGCTCGTCGGCGAGTCGGGCTGTGGGAAGACGCTCGCGAGCCTCGCCGTGATGGGCCTCCTGCCGCGCCCGCGCGGGCGCCTCGCGTCGGGACGCATCCGGCTCGCGGGGCGCGACCTGACCGCGGGCGACGCGCGCGCGTGGCGCGCGGCGCGCGGGCGCGACGTCGCGATGATCTTCCAGGATCCGATGACGAGCGCGAACCCGTACCTGCGCGTCGGCGAGCAGCTCGTCGAGGGGCCGCGCCTGCACCTCGGGCTCTCGCGTCGCGAGGCGCTCGCGCGCGCGCGCGCGATGCTCGAGCGCGTCGGCCTGCCCGACGCGGAGCGGCGTCTGCGCTCCTACCCGCACGAGCTGTCGGGCGGCATGCGGCAGCGCGTGATGATCGCGATGGCACTGCTCGCCGAGCCCGCGCTGCTGATCGCCGACGAGCCGACGACGGCGCTCGACGTGACGATCCAGGCGCAGCTGCTCGCGCTGCTCGCCGAGCTGCGCGCGGAGCGCGGCATGGCGATGCTCCTGATCACGCACGACCTCGGCGTCGTCGCGGGCGCGTGCGAGCGCGTGCTCGTGATGTACGCGGGGCGCATCGTCGAGGAAGGGCCGACGCGCGAGGTGTTCGCGTCGCCGCACCACCCGTACACGCGCGCGCTCCTGCGCGCGACGCCGCGCGTCGACGCGCCGCCCGGCGCGCGGCTCGCGAGCCTGCCCGGCCTCCCGCCGCGCCTCGACGCGCCGCCGCCTCCCGGCTGTGCGTTCGCGCCGCGCTGCCCGCTCGCGCGCGCGGCCTGCCGCGAGGCCGAGCCCGCGCTCGCGGCCTCCGCGCCCGGTCGCGCGCGCCGCTGCATCGCGGCGCCCGAGGAGCTCGCGTGACGCGCGCGCCGCTGCTCGCCGTGTGCGACCTCGTGGTGCGCTTCCGGCTCGGAGACGCGGAGCTCCGCGCGGTCGACGGCGCTTCGCTCGACGTCGCGCGCGGCGAGACGCTCGCGCTCGTCGGCGAGTCGGGATGCGGGAAGTCGACGCTCGCGCGCGCGGTCGCCGGGCTCGTGCGCGCGCACGCGGGCTCGATCCGCATCGACGGCGAGGAGGTCGTCGGCCGCTCGCCGCGCGCGTGGCGCCCGCTGCGGCGCCGCGTGCAGATGGTGTTCCAGGACCCGGACGCGAGCTTGAACCCGCGCATGACCGCGGCCGCGCTCGTCGGCGAGCCGCTGCGCATCCACCGCGGCCTGCGCGGCGCGGCGCTCGACCGCGAGGTGTGCGCGCAGCTCGAGCGCGTCGGCCTCGACCCGTCGCTGCGCGGCCGCTTCCCGCACGCGTTCTCCGGCGGCCAGCGCCAGCGCATCGGCATCGCGCGCGCGCTCGCGGCCGGGCCCGACCTGCTGCTGTGCGACGAGGTGACGTCCGCGCTCGACGTGTCGATCCAGGCGCAGATCGTGGAGCTGCTCCGCGGCCTCCAGGAGGAGCTCGGCCTCGCGATCGTGTTCATCACGCACGACCTCGGCGTCGTGCACCACCTCGCGCACCGCGTCGCCGTCCTCTACCTCGGGCAGGTGGTCGAGACGGCCGACGTGCGCGCGCTCTTCTCCGCGCCCGCACACCCGTACACGCGTGCGCTGCTCGAGGCGGTGCCGCGCATCGGCGACGGGCCGAGCGCCGCGGCGGGCGCGCCGTCGCCGCAGCCCGACGAGATCCCGTCGCCGCTCGCGCCGCCGCCCGGCTGTCGCTTCCACCCGCGCTGCCGCCACGCGATGGCGCGCTGTCGCACGACGGCGCCGCCCGAGGTGCCGACGCCGGACGACCCCGAAGGCCGCGTCCGGTGCTTCCTCCACGAGCCGCTCTGAGCGCCGCCTCGACACGGCTCGGGCGCCTGCCTACGCTGCGCCGTCTTTCCGCCACAGGAGGGCGAATGCGCCTCGAATACTCGATCTCGATCGACCGCATCGACGTACCCCGCTTCTCGGTCGAGGCCGTCGAAGGCATCGGCAAGCTCTTCACGCTCGCCACGCTCGTGCTCAACGTCCTCGACGGCAAGGAGCGCGTCGAGATCGTCTTCCACGGGCTGAACCCCGAGGATCCGGAGCGCAAGATCCGCGGCTTCCAGGAGATCCTCGCGACGTCCGCGACGTCGCGGCCGATCGCGTACGAGACGGGGGCGGGCGGCCGCGTGCCGGGCTCGTCGAGCTACTTCCAGTGGCTCACGGTGACGCGAGGCTAGGCGACGCCGCGTCCGCGCAGCCGTCGCCGCGCCAGCGGTGGCGGCGTGCGCGCGAGAGCCGCACCACCTCCCGCAGCGCGCGCTCGCGCGACGTCGAGAAGGGCAGCGCTCGGGCATAGCATTCGAACGCTGTGCGTCGCAGCGCGTCGGCGAGGCGCTCGTCGGCGAGCGACGCATTGAGCTCGGCGAGCGCGCGCACGCGCCGCGCGTCGGAGAGCCGGCGGCGGAAGCGGAGCCCTTCGAGGTCGATCAGTGCGAGGCGCGTCGCGGCGCCGTCCGCTCCGACCCCGGTCGCGAACACGTGCGAGGCCTGCAGGTCGCCGTGGTCGACGCCGCGGCGGTGGAGGACGAGCAGCAGCGAGGCGAGCGCATCGGCGAGGCGTTCGGGCGCGAGCGCGGCGAGCGCGGGATGCGCCGCGTCCTCGAGGCAGGCCGCGCCGCCGAGGTCTTCGAGCCGGACGATCGAGCGCGCGCCCGCGCCGCCGCGCGCGCCGAGCTCGATCCACGCGAGCGGCCGCGCCGCCGCGATGCCGCGCGCGGCGAGCCCGTGGCCGGCGATCCACGCGCGGCGCGCCGGCGAGCCGCGGAGCGCGTCGGCCGCGCGCCGCGCGAGGCCGCCCTTGCGCACCTCCTTCGCGACGACCGTCGCGGGCAGCGCGTCGCGCGCGGCGGCGTCGCGCGCGTCGAGGAGCGGCGCGAGCGCGAGGCGCGTGACGCGCGCGCGCGCGTCGTCCTTCAGCACGTGCGCGGCCGGGTCGTCGTGCGCGGCGAGCGCGCGCGCGATCGCGGCGGCCGGGAGCTCGGCGACGCGCATGCCGCGCACACCCGCGCCCGCGTCGCCGCAAAGGCGCGCGAAGCGCCGCCCTTCGCGCAGGCAGCGCCGCGTGCGCCCGCGGAAGTGCGCGTGCGCGAGGGCGTCGACGCGCGCTCCCGCGGCGCGCAGCGCGCGCGCGGTGGCGGCGTCCGCGAGCCGCGCGCGGCGGAGCCGCATCCGCGTCGCGCGCGACGCGCCCGAGAGCGCGAGCGAGAGCTCGAGCGCCGCGAGGTCGCGCCGTTCGGCCCGGGTGGGAGGCGCTCGGTGGGGCTGCGGCGCGGGAGGCGCGCCGCTCGACGCCGCGGCGTCCGCCCGCGCACCGCGGCGCGGTGTGCGCGCGCGGCGCGCGCGCTGCCAGTCGAGGATCCACACGCGCTCGCCGTCGACGCGCACGTTCGCCTGGTGCAGGTCGCCGTGCGCGAAGCCCGCGGCGTGCGCGGCGCGCAGTGCTTCGGCGACGGCGCGCGCGATGCGCGCGCGCTCGGCGGGAGCCGCCGCGGCGAGCGCGCGCGCGAGCGGGACGCCGGGAACGAACCGGGTGGCGAGCACGTCGCCGCGCGCGTCGCGGAGGAGGGCGAGCGGCTCGGGCACCGCTGCGCGCGCGCGAGCGAGCGCGGCGAGCGCGCGCCACTCGCGCGCCGACTGCGCGCGCCCGAGCGCGCGGGCGAGCGCCTCGCGCAGCGGTCGACGCGCGCGGAAGCGCTTCAGGACGACGTCGTGGCCGAGGCCGCGCTCGTCGTCGACGCGCACGCGCACGACGCGCCGGCGTGCCGAGTCGTGGAGCACCTCGCCCTCCGCCTCGCGCGCGAGCGCGCGCGCGACGAGATCGCGGAGGGCGCGCTCGCCCGCGCGCCACGCGATCGCGCCCGTCGCGGGCGGCGGCGCGGCGCTCATCGCGCGGCGGCGCCCGCGTAGAGCGCGCGGAGGCGCGCGGCGACGTCGGACCACGCGTGCGCGCGCGCGAGCGCCGTGCCGCGCGCGCCGAGCGCGCGGCGTCGGTCGTCGTCGCACAGCGCGTCGATCGCAGACGCGAAGCCCGCCGCGTCCTCGGGGTCGTCGACGACGACCGCGGCGTCGCGCACGACGTCGAGCGCGCCGGTCGCGCCGCTCGCGATGCACGCGCGCCCGCTCGCGGCCGCCTCGAGGCACACGAGCCCGAACGCGTCGTAGCGCGTCGGGAGCAGCAGGGCGTCGCACGCGCGCAGCAGGCGGTCGACGTCGTCGCGCGGGCCGAGGAAGCGCACGCGGCGCTCGACGCCGAGCTCGCGCGCGAGCGCCCGGTGGCGCCGCGGATCGTCGCGGCCGGCCACCCAGAGCTCGGCGCCGCCGTCGCGCGCGCGCGCGAGCGCGCGCAGCGCGGTGTCGAGCCCCTTGCGCCGGAAGCCGCTGCCCGCGAACAGGAAGGCCGGCCCGTCGCCCGCGCCGAGGGCCGCGCGCGTCGCGCGCCGCTCGCCGCTCCCGTCCTCGGGATGGAAGCGCGCGAGGTCGACGCCGTAGCCGACGACGGGCGTGCGCGCCTCGCTCGCGCCGAAGCGCGCGCGCCACTCGCGCGCGACCTGCTGCGACACGCACTGCACGACCGTCCGTGCGCGCGCGTCGATGCGTCGCTCGAGCGCGAGCAGCGCGGCGTGGCGCGGCGATGCGCGCCGCCAGGCGGCGCCCGCGTCTCCGTACGCGCGCCGCATGTAGTGGAGGTGGCTTCCCTCGCCGGCGTGGAAGACGTCCGCCCCGGGCACGCGGCTGAACGCGTGGGTGGCGTCGAGCGCGCCGCGCGCGCGCTCGGCCTCGAGCCACGGGCCGACGCGCGCCGCGAAGCGCAGCACGCGCCACGGCTGCCAGGCCGTCGAGACGCGGAACGCGCGCGCGGCGACGCGCACGGACGGCGCGTGGGCGCGACACGCGACGCTCACGGTGTCGCCGGCCTCGGCGAGCGCGTGCGCCGTCTGCCAGGCCGCGTGCTCGAGGCCGCCCGCGTCGGGGGCGAAGCGCTCGATGGCGAGGGCGATCCGCACGCGCGCGCCGCCGGTCAGGTGCGGGCGCCGCGCGCGGCCGCGCGTCGCGCGCGCGCGCCGGCGCGGCCCGCGGCGGTGCGGAGGGGCCGGCGCGCATCGGCTTCGGGCATGCGCGCCAGTGTACCCGCGCCCCTCGGCCCCGCGCGCGAGCGCGCCGCGCGCTGCTTGACGCTCGATCGCGCCCTCGTATATTGCGCGCCGCTCCCCCTCGAGCCGAAACCCGCACCGCCGGTGCGGTGTCCTCTGCGACGCCCGCGGCCGTGCGCGCGCGCCCGACCCCCGCACGATCGGAGACCGGATCGATGAGCGACGGAGCCCCTGCGATCGAGGCGCGCGGCCTGGCGAAGCGCTACGGCGACGTCGTCGCCGTCGACGGCATCTCCTTCGAGGTCGCGCGCGGCGAGGTGGTGGGCTTCCTCGGTCCGAACGGCGCGGGCAAGACGACGACGATGCGGATGCTGACGGGCTTCCTGCCG
This genomic interval from Myxococcota bacterium contains the following:
- a CDS encoding peptide ABC transporter substrate-binding protein; the encoded protein is MSRALVALAAIVALALALVALGLRASVETPADFRFVNGTEPRTLDPGLATGQPEGRVLIALFEGLLRYDERTMEPVPGVAESHSVSADGLRYEFRLRADARWSDGAPVTAHDFAWSWRRLQQPALGSEYAFLLHMVRHAKELNLYGAQADALRGPVREAFADFARAHARGASAAEWQAFARAHGLHELAAGDAEPALARALAPGAALPDAAAVDVVARAIDAQAARRARAFADADAHFGVDEGVFAVDDRTLVVELRAPTPYFPAVAAFYTAYPVPRHVVEAPGNASDWFLPGKIATNGPFRLESWAVHHRIRLVRSDTYWGRDEVALARVDVLPIEHQATALNLYLTGEVDWLPDLFPAALADALRARDDFYAQPGLSVYYYKLRTTAPPLDDVRVRRALNLAIDRRVIVDEVLGLGQVPASHFVPPGMAGYTPPPSALRFDPAEARRLLAESGHPGGEGIDEVGILYNTNEEHRKIAEVVADQLRRHLGIRARAYNQEWQSFLATLRAGDFEIARSGWIGDYEDPNTFLDMWVTDGPNNNTGWSDPLYDLCIASAADVGAFVARPDALAHAWKEPGAMRAALEAARAPARDPAARVRALEALRMQLLREAEARLLDDGLPIVPLYFRVNAGLLAPRVQGLYTELERDGARSPNLRDIHPLRGIRIAAAATDAITDAASPARGTALAGARP
- a CDS encoding lipopolysaccharide kinase InaA family protein encodes the protein MSAAPPPATGAIAWRAGERALRDLVARALAREAEGEVLHDSARRRVVRVRVDDERGLGHDVVLKRFRARRPLREALARALGRAQSAREWRALAALARARAAVPEPLALLRDARGDVLATRFVPGVPLARALAAAAPAERARIARAVAEALRAAHAAGFAHGDLHQANVRVDGERVWILDWQRARRARTPRRGARADAAASSGAPPAPQPHRAPPTRAERRDLAALELSLALSGASRATRMRLRRARLADAATARALRAAGARVDALAHAHFRGRTRRCLREGRRFARLCGDAGAGVRGMRVAELPAAAIARALAAHDDPAAHVLKDDARARVTRLALAPLLDARDAAARDALPATVVAKEVRKGGLARRAADALRGSPARRAWIAGHGLAARGIAAARPLAWIELGARGGAGARSIVRLEDLGGAACLEDAAHPALAALAPERLADALASLLLVLHRRGVDHGDLQASHVFATGVGADGAATRLALIDLEGLRFRRRLSDARRVRALAELNASLADERLADALRRTAFECYARALPFSTSRERALREVVRLSRARRHRWRGDGCADAASPSLASP
- a CDS encoding ABC transporter ATP-binding protein, which encodes MNATAPGAARGAAEPLLEVDDLRVRIDGETPRDPAVRAVDGVSLRIARGESLGLVGESGCGKTLASLAVMGLLPRPRGRLASGRIRLAGRDLTAGDARAWRAARGRDVAMIFQDPMTSANPYLRVGEQLVEGPRLHLGLSRREALARARAMLERVGLPDAERRLRSYPHELSGGMRQRVMIAMALLAEPALLIADEPTTALDVTIQAQLLALLAELRAERGMAMLLITHDLGVVAGACERVLVMYAGRIVEEGPTREVFASPHHPYTRALLRATPRVDAPPGARLASLPGLPPRLDAPPPPGCAFAPRCPLARAACREAEPALAASAPGRARRCIAAPEELA
- a CDS encoding type II secretion system protein GspG; this encodes MRDARARIAAIERELAEVHALTGAYPDALRDLGWRLAGQGGVDGANADPGLDPWGRAWTYRADDAGYALASAGPDGVDGTDDDVLGAGPARDGASASGS
- a CDS encoding glycosyltransferase family 4 protein produces the protein MRIALAIERFAPDAGGLEHAAWQTAHALAEAGDTVSVACRAHAPSVRVAARAFRVSTAWQPWRVLRFAARVGPWLEAERARGALDATHAFSRVPGADVFHAGEGSHLHYMRRAYGDAGAAWRRASPRHAALLALERRIDARARTVVQCVSQQVAREWRARFGASEARTPVVGYGVDLARFHPEDGSGERRATRAALGAGDGPAFLFAGSGFRRKGLDTALRALARARDGGAELWVAGRDDPRRHRALARELGVERRVRFLGPRDDVDRLLRACDALLLPTRYDAFGLVCLEAAASGRACIASGATGALDVVRDAAVVVDDPEDAAGFASAIDALCDDDRRRALGARGTALARAHAWSDVAARLRALYAGAAAR
- a CDS encoding ABC transporter permease, producing MSAPGDPPVDPTGDPRVDARRGARGARAGARELGPGRLALRRLRRDRAATAGIVALALVAFACFGLPTLLALDPETTAPELHLRAPSADAWLGRDALGRDVLARVLVGGRTSLLVGVTATVASVVIGVLYGMVAGFYGGWIDEAMMRLVDFLYGLPYMFLVILIMLLFDETARGNPLPVFLALGLVQWLTMARIVRGETRALREREFVLAARTIGASDLRVLLRHVLPNLLGVISVYATLTVPSVILLESFLSFLGLGVALSWGRLAAEAVDIVNPIRSTWWLLAAPSAFLAVTLLALNFVGDGLRDALDPRSDAS
- a CDS encoding ABC transporter permease; amino-acid sequence: MSAGALAALALGLGVVTAPVWLPRRAVRVVGALWLGVACALLARATGAAAAVAAPVGAASDAGVLAAAALLGLAAAALGFASGAHAFLRRVAFLVPSLVLLVFATTVLMFQAPGNPFAQERASSPQVEAALRAQYGVPESATAFFAIYVRRLVVDGTMGPSIKVQGRSVEDLLLPALPVSFSLGLLALALALVAGVAVGLRAGLAPRSWSDHGSMALALVGISLPSFVIGALGILVFGLALGWLPVAGWGTVRHVVLPAVTLALPYAAYIARLVRAGTIEAMQQDWVRTARAKGLPEREVVLRHALPAAIAPAVAYLGPAAAGVLTGSFVVEVLFGIPGMGQWFVKGAINRDYAVVLGTATIYFAAITLFNLAVDLAQGWLDPRVRDADAAGEGA
- a CDS encoding ABC transporter ATP-binding protein is translated as MTRAPLLAVCDLVVRFRLGDAELRAVDGASLDVARGETLALVGESGCGKSTLARAVAGLVRAHAGSIRIDGEEVVGRSPRAWRPLRRRVQMVFQDPDASLNPRMTAAALVGEPLRIHRGLRGAALDREVCAQLERVGLDPSLRGRFPHAFSGGQRQRIGIARALAAGPDLLLCDEVTSALDVSIQAQIVELLRGLQEELGLAIVFITHDLGVVHHLAHRVAVLYLGQVVETADVRALFSAPAHPYTRALLEAVPRIGDGPSAAAGAPSPQPDEIPSPLAPPPGCRFHPRCRHAMARCRTTAPPEVPTPDDPEGRVRCFLHEPL